Genomic segment of Salvia splendens isolate huo1 chromosome 12, SspV2, whole genome shotgun sequence:
cactatgaatgaacacattactttgtttaaccaattagtagcagacctgctaaatttagatgtgaaatttgaggatgaggatctggcattgatgttgttgtcgtctctacctgatgaatttgaacatctggagaccacattactccacggtaaagagaatgtgtctttagatactgtatgttctgctttgtatagtcatgaattgcgaaagacagataaaatgaaagacaaagcagttacagatgaagcattagtggcaagaggtcgtcaacaaggccgatcaaaggagagaagaggaaggtccaaatcgaaaaggcgagttgccaaagatgagtgtgctttctgttatgagaaagaacattggaagaaagactgcccaaagttgaagaagaaagaaaaggcttcgcaagatgcaaatgttgctgaatgcaaaaatgatgcggagtcagattgttctttgacagtttcaccttcaacatcgcatccagacgagtggatattggattcaggttgcacctatcatatgtgtcccatcagggagtggttctttgatttcgaagaactcaatggcggacttgtttacatggggaatgacagtccatgtaagacagccgggataggctcaatcaagctacggaatcaggatggatccaccagaattttgaaggatgtgcggtacgtgccccagttgaagaagaatctcatctcattgggggccctagaatctaaaggcctagttgtgatgatgttagatggaattcttaaagcaacttcaggagcattggtgatgctgaaaggtgtgaggaagaacaatttgtattactaccaaggtagtacagttgttgggacagtagcaactgcaacttcgagtaagaagaaggatgcagaggcgacgaagctttggcatatgcgattgggacatgctggtgagagatcattgcaaattctcgccaagcaaggattattgaaaggtacgaagtcttgcaaattagagttttgcgaGCATTGCGTTCTGGGAAAACATCGAAGAGTGAAATTTGGCACTGCAATCCATAATACAAAGGGAATTCTGGATTACGTGCACTCAgatgtgtggggacctgccaagactccgtcacttggaggtagacactattttgtcacttttgttgatgatttttccaggagagtttgggtgtacactatgaagagcaaaaatgaagtccttgggatttttctgaaatggaaagctcaagttgaaaatcagatggggaggaagatcaaggttctccgatcagacaacggtggagaatacaagagtgatcctttccaagatgtatgccaggagtgtggcatagttcggcacttcacagtgagaaatacaccacaacagaatggagtgtcagagcgtatgaatcgaacactagtggagaaagttcgttgtatgctgtctaatgctgggctagacagaaaattttgggctgaggccatcacatacgctcaacacattgtcaatcgtttgccatgttctgccattgatggcaagactcctttagaggtatggtccggtaaacctgcaactgattatgattctttgcatatttttggttctattgcatattatcatgtgaCTGAATCAAAGTTGGATCCACGTGCAAAGAAGGCTTTGTTTATGGGTTTCAGTGCTGGTGTTAAAGGATATCGGTTATGGTGTTTGGAGTCTAAGAAGACGATTGTAAGTAGGGATGttacctttgatgaatcttccatgttgaataaggtaaatccaaatagtagtgatacttcgcagcaggtggagtatacaccgaagcaggtggagttcgaagaagcagttgtgatcccaactacgaacatcacaaatgactctcctacggaagaagaagaagagtcagatgatgaagaggttccaccccaagaaccttcgcagcaatcagagccaattgcagttaggcgaacgaggcgggaaaataagaaacctgctcgatttgcggatatggtagcatatgcgcttccagttgttgatgatattccatgtatcttttcgaaagctattgaaagttcagaaagcgatggttggaaaggtgctttggaagaagaaatgcaatctcttcagaagaacaagacgtggaagctgatgccattgccgaaaggcaggaaggcaattggatgtaaatgggtTTTTGCAAAGAAAGAGGGATTTTCTAACAAAGATGATGTTCGCTACAAAGCAAGATTGGTAGCTAAAGGCTACGCCCAGAAggagggaattgattacaatgaggtattttctcctgttgttaaacattcctccattagaattttgttggctttggtagcgcagttgaatttggagctagctcaacttgatgtgaagaccgcgtttttacacggtgatctaaaggaggaaatctatatgacccaaccggagggattcaaggttgctggtaaagaaaattgggtttgcaagttgaacaaatcgttgtacggattgaagcagtcttcaagacagtggtacaaacggtttgacaagtttatgaaggatcatatgtacacaagaagcaaatacgaccactgtgtgtatttgcgcatacttcaagatggttcctacatctacctactcttatacgttgatgatatgctgatagcatcaaagagccaagttgaaattgacagattgaaggcttagttgagtaaagagttcgagatgaaggatttggggaaAGCCAAGAAGATTCTCGGTATGGAGATTACAATGGATAGAGAGGGAGACAAGCTTTGGCTGACACAGAAGCAGTATTTGACCAAAGTACTACAGCGTTTTGGTATAAATGATAATTCCAAACCTGTAAGTACCCCGCTTGCTCCTCATTTGAAACTTAGTTCTCAGTTATCTCCAAAAACGGAAGACGAACGAGAATATATGGCGAAAGTTCCCTATGCTAACgcagttggaagcttgatgtatgcaatggtgtgtacaagaccagacattTCACAGGCCGTTGGTATTGTAAGCAGATACATGCATGATCCAGGAAATGGTCATTGGCAAGCTGTGAAATGGATTCTGCGGTATATCAAAGATACTGTAGATATTGGTTTGTTGTTTGAGCAGGATAAGTCACTTGGTCATTTTGCagttggatattgtgattccgactatgctggtgatttggataagcGAAGATCTACTACTGGCTATTTGTTCACTTTAGCGAATGCGCCAGTTAGTTGGAAGTCTACCTTGCAGTCAACGGTAGCTTTGTCTACGACAGAGGCAGAGTACATGGCCATTACTGAAGCTGTGAAGGAGGCAATTTGGCTTCatgggttgctgaaagaattaggtgttggtcagaaacaacttgaagtacattctgacagccagagtgctattcatttagcaaagaatcaggtctttcatgcaaggacgaagcacattgatgttcgctatcattttgtgcgggaaattctcgaagaagaggaaattgtcATCAGAAAGGTTCCGACTTTGGAGAATCTTGCAGATATGTTGACCAAGGTGGTGACAAGAGCcaagtttgaacattgtttAGACTTGGTTAATATTCTGCGATTTGGAGCTAGCGCTTAACTGCGCCAATATGAAAGCACCGCGAGTCGTTTGTTTTGGTGGCGAAGATTTGTGTTCGGtggaatttgaaattttgtcaaggtggagatttgttgaaatttgacaaatttcaattcccacatcggtgggaGTTAATAGTTGGGGGGTAAGTTGCCTTATAAAAGGAACTCCCCCCTCATTTGTAATACATCCCAAATTTGTATTCTCTTCTCCGTCTATatataagcgggctctgcagagggtgctcggagacgtaggcaatttggccgaacttcgttatcaaagtttcgggtgtgttctttctttattatttattttgttccgcatttatttctggctttattttctgttgggatattgtattcaatattatttgcgggtttggtagtagtgttttgtacggttcttttgggtgtttttatattgtgataaatacaccgactgataaattctgttaggaatctggtatttaagagggacagtgtcctcgccagtctttccaaagaatttatttggagaagtaattttatcgagtagaccccattgggttaactctgaaattactgaatcggttcatttcactatttgagagaaaattacccggttttctcaacacCATCAAGATTTGTGTATCCACTTTTGGTGGAAGATCAGTTTTCCAGCTGCACCCTTTCAAATTTCAAAgcatctaaaaattaaaatcattctttaattattcgtaaagaaatttttaatttttctgttGCTTTTACACCCTGATCATAAAGCTATAGCTACCcactatatattattaatataaagattaattaattaaaataaatatacacGTTTAGGTGCAGTCACACATCATGAGCAAGTTCCATGGATAGACTTTGCAATAAAATAGTTAAAGAGATACCATCACGATTTCTTGGACCAATTGATGATCATTTCTGTCAaactttaacttttttttttattaatattgctAGAATATGATAAAGTAGTTTAGCCAAATGCTTTGTCCAAAAAAATTTGAAGGGCAATTAATCCTTCTATTCTCAAACATTTAGCTAATACCCTAAATctaaattgaattttatttaaaatcttTATGTACAATATGATTTGATGCAGGCATAGATCATGGATAATTCAGCCTTCAGAAACTTAGCTGATTTGGTAAGAAAACTCCTCAAAATTTAGCAATAATTCTTACACTATTCTCTATTATTGAGTCATGATTTTATGAAGGAGATGGGGTCTTCATTTCATTACGAATCTTTCGAGCAACCATTTGTATACGATGATGATCGGCCACTGAAGCAGCTCAGAACGAGCTACCACGTCCCAAGTGCTCTTCAGTTTGACGCTATCCCAACTTATTATGACCACAAACTGGTCAGCATGATGAAGCCTAAAGAGGAAGAAGAGTTCGTCGTGTCTGAGCCAGTAGCTCGTTTGTCATCTACGCACCATTCTTTAGCGGAGAGGAAGAGGAGAGAGAAGCTCAGCCAGAGGTTTGTAGCCTTGTCTGCTCTGATCCCTGGACTGAAGAAggtgaataattaattaaatttattttattttatttcaacatAACCTAATTAATGCTATTGTGTAATGATTTGTTTAGATGGACAAGACTTCTATTTTGGGAGATGCGATTGTGCATATGAAGGGTTTGGAGGAGAGAGTGAAGGGGTTGGAGGAGAGAGCTAGGAAGAGAAGCATTGAACCAGTGGTGTTTAATATCAAGAAAGAGGAaggcggcgacgacgacgaTTTTCCACTGATTAGGGCAAGGTTTTGTGATAAAGAGCTGCTGGTTAGTGTTCACTGCCGGAGAGGGAGAGGTGTGTTTGAGAAAATTGTTGGTGAAGTTGAGAATATGCAGTTTTGTGTTGTTAACAGCAGCCTTATGAGTTATGGGGATTCTTGTCTGAGTATAACGCTTATTGCTGAGGTAATGCTCTAATGTTATAGTGTTTGGGTTATGGTAAAAACCTAATCTTTGGTCAAAGTTACAAAGTGTTGCATTGATCAAATAAAGTAGGTTATGGATTCTAGTGTAGGGAAACTTGTCTAATATGGGTTGTGTAAGACAACATAAATGTGGGGTTTATAGGTTAAATAAGCTCTCTATCCTTGACAAAATAGTCTTTTAGGATGAGTACTCATGTTTCATTTGTGTAATACTGGTGCTTTCGTTGAGAGGCCTGGCGATTGGGTGTAGTGGCTCATTAAGTGGTCATTTAGGAATGAGTTGGTCGTGATCAACGAGGACGAAGAGTCAATTCAGAGTGGTGCTCCGGGGGAGGAGCCAACCTTGACTAGTGAAGACATTGACCCTTTGGAATCGATTGTTACGAACTATGACCAATGAGATGTTTCCCCTAAGGTGGGTCGAAAACGGACTTCAGGAGCCAATTCGGAGTGGTGGCATCGGAAATGAATCAACCGTGACCAACGAGGTGTTGGCCCCTAAGACAGGTCGATTGAGATCCATGCATTGAAACTTGTCCATATATACATCTTTTGTGAATTGGCATAACACAACAGATGTGAGGTTTATAAATTAAACTGCACTAGCCATTTTATGAGTTTAATAGGTCTTTCCTCCTATCACCAACTGGTTTTAGGTTGAGAGGCCCATTAAACTTATAAAATGGTTTCAGTTCTCTCTTTACACCGATGTGgatagttatatttttattttttatttcaattgtcaacaaTTATACACTGAGCAAATATCATTACATGCTTGTTCGATGCAATTATTTTGTAGCTTTAATGCAAGAGTGCCGTTATGAAAGTAAGAAACAAATAGGTCTTATTTAATcttaagtgtgtgtgtgtgtgtgtgtgtgtgttttagtACGATGTTTATGGATTAATTCTTGTTTTCTTACAGAAGGAGGACGAAAAAGACAACATGAACATTGAGAAGCTTGTGGAGAATTTACGAGGTCTTCTCAAAATGATCTTGTGAAATATTAATGCATTCCTTGAATTCATAAtatccttttttttccttttcaaagACCAAGCAACATATTGCATAAATATATAGTAATAGTAGATCCCTTCATAATCTTTGCTTTGCTTTTGTATCTACAAACAATGATGTACATCTCATTGATGTACAGCTCATAATCTTTGCTTTGGCTTATAGTTGAAATTTTCAACTAATGTGAGTCCATgtgttaaaaattaaattaacaaaGTTTGGTTttatatgatttttattttattaattctatAATACAACATTAATCAATTTATATGAGATTTTATCAAATGAAAATATACAAGGG
This window contains:
- the LOC121757891 gene encoding secreted RxLR effector protein 161-like, whose product is MKDLGKAKKILGMEITMDREGDKLWLTQKQYLTKVLQRFGINDNSKPVSTPLAPHLKLSSQLSPKTEDEREYMAKVPYANAVGSLMYAMVCTRPDISQAVGIVSRYMHDPGNGHWQAVKWILRYIKDTVDIGLLFEQDKSLGHFAVGYCDSDYAGDLDKRRSTTGYLFTLANAPVSWKSTLQSTVALSTTEAEYMAITEAVKEAIWLHGLLKELEEEIVIRKVPTLENLADMLTKVVTRAKFEHCLDLVNILRFGASA
- the LOC121758324 gene encoding transcription factor bHLH25-like; its protein translation is MDNSAFRNLADLEMGSSFHYESFEQPFVYDDDRPLKQLRTSYHVPSALQFDAIPTYYDHKLVSMMKPKEEEEFVVSEPVARLSSTHHSLAERKRREKLSQRFVALSALIPGLKKMDKTSILGDAIVHMKGLEERVKGLEERARKRSIEPVVFNIKKEEGGDDDDFPLIRARFCDKELLVSVHCRRGRGVFEKIVGEVENMQFCVVNSSLMSYGDSCLSITLIAEKEDEKDNMNIEKLVENLRGLLKMIL